One genomic segment of Vespa velutina chromosome 10, iVesVel2.1, whole genome shotgun sequence includes these proteins:
- the LOC124952276 gene encoding myb-like protein X has protein sequence MLAAFFRGAFIIGILAWYSISVWKMIDGYFRDQFASYLHEEYRKNPHMKAAHMKDAVNEVGKNDAVHTDGEVPSNRIDELVKAESCPVDKVDDDKILKSCNISEKILKVDRPNDSLEKEILVKISTEKELNNDDDDDDDDDKDKDERQTMKSIEKMADEEKRLKKKEFPSSKEFEEEIEKKKKKKKKEDEKEKEKGREREREKKKKEEEEKTKKQTKKRVKTITLNEEDFLSVKNRRGTIGRDEDFWEFEEDEEKQKIEDEEVGILISDLPFKPKLDIGRLERITPDEYCPLTLDDELSCRETTKWP, from the coding sequence ATGTTGGCCGCTTTCTTTCGCGGTGCATTTATCATCGGCATTCTCGCTTGGTACAGCATCAGCGTTTGGAAAATGATCGACGGTTATTTTAGAGATCAATTTGCCAGTTACCTGCACGaggaatatcgaaaaaatccaCATATGAAGGCGGCCCATATGAAGGATGCTGTCAATGAGGTTGGTAAGAACGATGCCGTACATACCGACGGGGAAGTTCCGTCAAATAGAATCGACGAACTCGTCAAAGCCGAGAGTTGTCCGGTCGATAAGGTAGATgacgataaaatattgaaatcttGCAATATCTcagagaaaattttgaaagttGATCGACCGAACGATTcccttgaaaaagaaatcttagtGAAAATTTCAACGGAGAAGGAATTGaataatgacgacgacgacgacgacgacgacgacaaagatAAAGACGAACGTCAAACGATGAAAAGTATTGAGAAAATGGCGGACGAGGAGAAGaggctgaaaaaaaaagaatttccttCGAGTAAGGAatttgaagaagaaattgagaaaaagaagaagaagaagaagaaggaagatgagaaggagaaggagaaggggagagagagggagagggagaagaagaaaaaggaggaggaagaaaaaacgaaaaagcaGACGAAGAAACGAGTAAAAACGATCACCCTTAACGAAGAAGATTTTCTAAGCGTCAAAAATAGACGAGGTACGATCGGACGTGACGAAGATTTTTGGGAATtcgaggaggacgaggagaagCAAAAGATTGAGGATGAAGAAGTTGGTATACTGATCTCCGATCTACCATTCAAGCCTAAACTCGACATCGGTCGTTTGGAAAGAATTACGCCCGATGAATATTGCCCTTTGACCTTGGACGACGAACTTTCCTGCAGGGAGACCACCAAGTGGCCCTAA